The sequence aatacTGGAAGGTCAAAGGTCTGAGTCACAATATCCTAATGAACACGTTCTGCACAGTTATTTGATGGGGTGTATAAGTTTAAAGGTCAATGCtgttatttgattaaattaatcTCCCAGTTGGTCGGTTCTGCTATCTAGATGTTCTTCTCATAATCAGTATCTCAAAAATACAGATTGTTATATACGAATCTTTGAGTCATTAACATGGACATTTAAATAGCTCACGTGTTACCAGGATTTCATCTTgtcatattttcataaatatttagtttgttttttgtgtaattttgtattattttataagttgtgTTGAATTTCATTCATTGAGATGACTAACCGTAAATCATTGGTTGTTGGAATAACTCTCCTGTTGACTGTTGAAGCTTCATACTAAACGATTGTGGGCTCATTTTTGTGGTAGGTGTTAAAAGTAAGTCTCACTGTAACTTATTATTGCCTTACAGAAACGTTCAAAACATTATCCCACGACAATTTCTTTGCTTTGAAGGGGAATATTAATCGCAATTTCaagtttacatattaaattttatgatgATAAACAGGTccttttaaatgatattaaaaaatatcGTATCCTGTTGCTAAAATTGACCAGTCTTACGATAATTGCAGACAGATGgatttaaatgtgtatttaaattgaattttatttatttttagagatTATAAATGTCTACAAGGAATTACTTATTACTTGCAAGGTGAATGGTTTGACAATAGCTAAGGGTTGATGATTTCCTGAAGGTGCTCTAGTGATAGAGGTCACTGAATCGAACGAATATGGAATGGTAAAATCAATTGCCTGTTTTCTTTCTTCTGTAATTGTGATCTGTTCAGCTGAAAGGTCTGCttcctggaaaaaaaaaaaaaacacaacagaaaccTTTAACAACATTTATTGTGATGGATGTTTCTTGTTACAAAGTCAAATATATCGATCCTGCAAAATTTAGActagagtttaaaaaaaaaaacaacacttcaacaGCTCTCTCTttactgtaaagtttgtttttgaatttccggcaaagctacacaaaagctatctgtgcgagctgtccttaatttactcatgtaacactagaggggaagcagctagttatcaccgcccgccaccaactcttgagctactcttttatcaacgagtagtgggattcaccatcacgtaataatgcccccacggctgaaagggcgaccacgtttggtgtaacaggaattcgaacccgcgaccctcagattacgagtcgagcgtcctaaccatctggccataaaATAAAGTCACGGAGCCGTCTTCTGTGTTCGTGTAGTTGACTTGCTAATTATATCGAAATTACTGAATGATTTAAGCTTGACTTGTTTATTagttctaacaaaaaaaaaaaatctatatataaCCAGTTACCTGCGAAtgatatattcataatattaatattcaatatatttaattagtaatttattttcttcaccaaatattgaatttaataaagaaaagatGGCGTAAATGTTCAGTCTATTCTTTAATTTACTATTTCCGCTGTAGGAGACTAAATTTCCTCATTAGTGTTTACTCAgtatcgggcccggcatggccaggtgggttaaggcgttcaacttgtaatctgagggtcgctggttcgcatccccatcgcaccaaacatgctggccctttcagtcgtgtgggcgttataatgttacaatcaatctgTTGGTtacttcattggtaaaagagtagcccaaaagttggcggtaggcagtgatgactagctgccttccctctagtcttacattgcttaaataaggacggctagcgcaaataacaaacaaacaatactcagtATGATGAATGACACGTCATTCCGAACGGCTggctaaaagtttgtttgttttaaatttcgcacaaagctactcgagggctatctgtgctagccgtcattaatttagtagtgtaaaactagaggggaggcatatagtcatcaccatccaccgacatctcttttaccaacgaatagtgggattgaccgtcacattacaacgcccccacggttaaaagggcaagcatatttggcgcgccagggatgcgaatccgcgaccttcagattacgaatcgcacgctttaacacgcttggccatgccgggccctggctAACCCACTAAAACGTTTTACAGCtaataacttaataatatttacttgcCTGCTTAGTGCATAATATGCCTGAGCAAGAGAATGAACAGAACAATGTTTAGCCTTATTTATTGTTTGAACAAattaatttctattattattaaactttgcaTTTTCCGGAATCATTCTCTAAAAAACAAATGTCAAATATAGTAATGCACAGTTTTACTAAGTCTTTCATCGTAATTCGATTTAGTTTAGCGTATTGCTAACGTGGAGCAAATTATCCATATTCCGTTTTTAAATGCTAGCTAGTTCTTTTAGGGCTAAGAATTATTCTCTGGATAGAGGAGAAGGAGTCgtgtaaaatttaacaaaaagcGATAAGTCCAtgtttttttgtctatttataacgaggctcggcatggccaggtgtgttaaggcgtgcgactcgtaatctgacggtcgctggttctcatccccgtcgcaccaaacacacttgcctttttagccgtgaggacattataatgttacgatcaatcccactattcgttggtaaaagagtagcccacgagttagcggtgggtggtgataactagctggtttctctctagttttacgctgctaaattagggacagctagcacaaatagcccgcgtgcagctttgcgcgaaattaaaaaacaaacaaaactgttcatAATGTTGCTGTCAATCTGAAGAAATCtagtactttaaatattttttgtatcgaATTTTGTGCAGAAATACACttgcgctatctgcgctaggcgtccctaatttagcactgaaaggctagagggaaggcatttggtcatcacccaccgccaactcttgggctactcttttgtcaacgaatagtgggattgattgaatcGTTGTAATACctcaatggctgaaagggtgagcacgtttggcgtGATGAAATTTCGACCCAGCGACGACCCGGAAATTGCAAGTCGAGCAcgtaaccaactggccatgctaggcctactTTGGCAGATTGGGATTTTAACGCTTATAAATAATGTCAAAGGTGTTAATGTAATCGCTAAATTTTAACTTAACTCGTTGCAGGAAGAAACTTAAGTCTttagttaaaagttaaaacattttgatggTTCAGCGATTTCAATGtcatcataattataatttttctctaccATGTCCAGATAAGATTTCTTCACTTTAAAAGAACTAGCTATTATTAGAGATTTATTGTTTCTTACGCATGATGGCTCATTCACGACACGACCTAAACTTACCTTTCTGTGGACCATACCGATCATCCCACCCCAGGAGTTACCTGCAAGTTTTTTACCCAACTCTGCGTCTTCTGGTGTCCTGATAACGTACCTTCAAATAATTGGGTCCATAAGACACAGTATTTAACCAATACAACTTACTTATTAGGACAGTGATCTGAAACGAATAGTTTATTTTCTATAGAATAGATGtgctttaaattttgtttttagaacagtACGAAACCAAACGATTGGTTGATACACGAACAATCGTTCGAAATATAGAACGTTTCTACTATTAtactttttactttactttcactgtattttgtttatttatttgtgcgctattaaagtgtttttgtttttttttaatttcgtgcaaagctacgcgagggctgtctgctctagccgtccctaatttagcagtgtaagactagatggaaggaagctagtcgtcaccacccgccaccagctcttggactactcttttaccaacaaatagtgggattgaccgtcacattataacgccctcacgaatGAAAGGGCtaacttgtttggtgtgacagggattcgaacctcggGACCatcaattacgagtcgagtgccatttCAAAGTGTTATGACATTTAATccacattaatataaattacgCATCCACTTCATTATAGCTTATTTGTCGTTGAGAAATTAAAATGCCTTTTTATAGAAAATGGATTCTTCCAAATTCTTTTATTAACCTTGATTTTTTCtggagaaaaattttaaaaaataaatcaataaaaataaaccctgaaagtgttataaaattaaaactttataactcaggattttttttttcaaatcagcTGTGAGAATTTCCAAATCCAttaattttagtaaatgtttGTCTCAATTCAATTTCGCGCACAAAAAAGGTCCATACTTTAAAAGATGAATGCAtcgagttaaaatattttactctaaacTAATGCATTTCAGGTTTCTCGCACGTCGAAAATAGTTTTCATTGCCAACAAATTATTactgaaacaatgttttaattgtattgataaattaaaatagaacACGTTAAATCTCAATATCTTTGTGGcagtatgttgtttgtttgtttttgaatttcgcgcaaagctacacgaggggctatctgcgccagctgccctaattttgcagtgtaagactagagggaatgcagctaatcataaccacccactatcaactcttgggctactcttttaccagcgaataatgggattgaccgtaactacataacgtacccacagctgaaataacgagcatatttgttgtaagggggtttcgaacccgcgaccttcatattacgaatcgagtaacttaaccacctagctatgccgagCCGAAAAGTtagaataaagtaaaattaatacttGAAACCGTTGATACGTGatgaaatttcataaaacaaataaaaatataaaaaaacgaaTCTAGACACAGTTCCACACGACCAAATGTACTTAAGCTCTTCCCATTTCTCCTTCCACTTGTCTCAGAGTAATGTCAAAGCTGCAGTTATTAGGTTTAAACAGAAGTATGTGATCTATTAAAAAAGCTGTTATTCCGGTCGGAACGGAATAAAAACTCGCTACGAAAAGCCGGAACCGCTCGGAACCCTACCAGTAATTTACTATGTTTAATCATGTGAACTGTAATTAAGAGAAACCTGATCAAATGCCTAGAAGTAGAGAAGGACACGGAAATGACGTCTACAACAGTGGAGTATGACACTGAACGTAGTAAAGACACATCGCTTCAGACAACGTGAAATAAAACTTCTAACACGTTCACGAAACagtttgcccggcatggccaagcgggtaaggcgcgcgactcgtaatccgagggtcgcgggttcgcgcccgcgtcgcgctaaacatgctcgctctcccagccgtggaggcgttataatgtgacggtcaatcccacttttcgttggtaaaagagtagcccaagagttggcggtgggtggtgatgactagctgccttccctctagttttacactgctaaattagggacggctagcacagatagccctcgagtagctttgtgcgaaattccaaaaaaacaaacaaattcacgaAACAGTTACATATTAACAACTGTTAAAACTGAAACGCCTGAACAGTCGAGTTTCTTGTCCTTCAAATATTACATCAGTTTCTAAGTAATTAATACTTAATATCTCGTTTAGTGGACTCTAAGTAGTGTTATAGACAAATACCGATCTCCAACATATACTAATTTTCACTTCCTAAACTTTACCATTTGATTTTGGAAGTCCGACGTCATTGAGACTTGAAACATATATACTGTATGCATATGGAGCGCTTCCTATTACACAGTCGAATATACCTATCTACTTAACAGCCACTGTTCAGAGAAACacataatattataaagtaaaatttatatatttgtgtgcaTAATAACTTGTATCTAACAGTATTTGAGGTTATTCTTTAGTAGATACATAGTATAATTTACAAAACGACCTCCAAAAGTATATCGCCTTGATTTTATTTAACGTTCTGGGTTGTAGTACGTTAAAGTACCCAAAAGCCTACCACCGGGGAAATGCAtaacattataaagtaaaaaaaaaaacaatttgtatgtAACACGACTTCAGAGTTTTCTTTATAAGAATCATAGTGTAAATTAGAAAACGTTAGGTAGTTTATACATACTGAAACTCAGAACGCTAAACAAAACCAACATGGTATTATGTAGGTGGTCGTTCTGAGTTTAGTTATCGTAGATATCAAAAACAGAATTTAAGCATTATAACCTTGACTTAAGACGGAGTGACTTAGGGGGTGTCTCCTTATACAgacgaaacattttattataaaatatgtatgttgttacacttcattatTACAGTAACCAATAAAAATATCCTAATCATTTTGATTTCTTGACTTAAGAATAATTTCATGTTGTAATCACTTAAcaattttagaaaatgtattgttaatattaagACCCTTTGAACGCGACTGTCTCCAACACACTACATTAGAAAATAACGTACGAAAAGCGATACATCATagtttttaaatcaatttttaaacATGCAATTTTCTACaagctttaaataaaaatgctttaCCTAAAATTTAGCGTTCTGGCGAGTGTACTTAAAAGCTCAAATTCTACTCCAAGCACTGGTCTGAAAGTTCCGTTAGGGCCGTCTTCTAGCACAAAATGTGGAAAGTACTAAAAACAcacatgaaataataaatcaaactaTGTTCAAAGTTCCTTCACGGTAGTAATCATgagtaataattaaatacagtGTTATAGTTGCTTAAGtctttactacatttaattataaatgttataccAATACATCTGTacttttatgttgtattcatatGTATCTATCTGTTAACTTGTAGTAAACCAAACTTATGGATTAACTTAATTAGTATGCTATTTAAAACAGTTCTTTTTTATTGCAGTCTTGTAGGCATTACAGACTCAACGATTTTCTGGTGGATCCGCAGTAAGACTATCTACTTTCAGCATTAAAATCTGTTATTATAGTTCCCTTGGCTGATATAGTTCAGGTAACCcgctgtatagctttgtgctaaataacaacaacatagatTACTCTTCCTCGGACGATAAATTAGTGCTTAAGGTAAATTATTTTAGTGGTAAGAATTATACTCAGTAGTACCTATACTAATAACAGACGTTACCAAAACATCTTCTTTAATCCACAATACATACACTAATAACAGGCATTACCAAAACGCCATCTTCCGTCAATAATACTTACACTAATAACAGACGCTACTGAAACGTCTTCTTTAAAATCCAGATAGTCTTGGTTTTGTAAAAATGGAGACATCTTAGGACTGATACCATGACGTGGTGTCCATTTTCCTGCTAGTTGCATTCCAGTACAATGGTAGTTTTCCTTAGGGACtccataaatattgtattttatctgtAAATGACTAAATGCATTAGTTTTAATTGAGCAATAACACTCCATCCACACTACAATTTAAGTATTCAAAAGATAAGAACTTTTCATTCTGTACAAAACTATTATCTAAACATAAaaggctttatatatatattgttatgcaCATAAGCTTAAAACGTTCGGACATGTAAAACTGAGCAGCGtgtttgtaaatataaagttacacaatgggctctctacGCTTTACTCATTACGGTATCGAGCTctgatatttagtgttataagttcctTAAACTTACATCTGTTGGAAGGGAAGTTTTGTGGCTGTCTAAAAACCATCGGATgtgcaaataataaaatacaagtcaTAAATGATAAAGAACTtcttaattttgtgttaaaacttcaaattaaactttttatcttAGTACTTTGTGATAAGCACAGAACTCCATAAGTTCACCAGCTTTTAAGAACTGGAAATGTGCTATGGAAATGAAACAATATGCCACAGGAATAACTAAGTGTACGATAAAAAGTTGTGACGCAGGATACGCTACAGTGATATTAAAATTCAGTTAGAGATGACACATAGTGTGACATTGACTAACCTTAAACGTAAAAGCTACGTAGATGACATGAAATACATTACAGAGTAATATCAAATGTAACTGCTAGAAAAGTGACGCGTGACATGTCACAGAgtgataataaaaaacacaacagctAAAGATGGGACACATGTTAGATAGGTCATACGTAATATGCCATAGAGTGATACTAAACATAATGTCCAAAGAGTACTACAGTGTGGTATAGGAAATGCCAtagattaataagaaaaaaatgatagCTAGAGTATTGAGACATAATATGGCACACTGATATACGATATGtcgcaaaataataataataacactggggaacactcattttgttgcattaaaaaaagacctttctatagtcaatttgagtgtgttgatttcaaatctgaagtcggtttttgtctgcaagctacagattttatacaatttgacatttttatttattttttaattttttcgttattataggaaattataggaatagcttatcaatttgtttgtgtattttatttaagtaggaatttgcgtttgtaacttttgcgtttgtacacttcatctggacaagctcgtttaatgctccagcagtagtcagccatcatacttttgtcccagcgcccttggtagcgttcttccatgacctttaggtcttggtggaatcgttctccttgttcgtcactcacagcccccaggttgtcagggaacttatcaaggtggctgttcaaaaaatgaagcttgatgctcatgttgcacccgagatcacgaaaagcgaggagcattctgttcacaagttcactgtagttctgcgccttattgtttccaaggaagttctgaacgactgccacaaaggataaccatgctgccttttctaaagcggtcatcttagcaacaaactgatcatcacgaattagggttcgaatctgtgggccatcaaacacgcctgctttgatcttctcaaatgataaccctggtaaagctgtgatgatgtgttggaaacattcaccttcggtttccagtgccttgacaaattgcttcatcaaacctaatttgatgtgaagaggaggaaagatgatcttatctctgcttacaattgggtcttgtatgatatttggcatgcctgcttcaagggtgtcacgaataggccagtccttctggacccaatgtctgtctcgtgctcggctgtgccacatacagaggaaacatggtgaaacctttctgttgtccaagaagaaagttgaccatctttaagtctacacaaatgatccaattgtgctcatgatattttaataagtccatgaccattctcatatcatcatagtcttcccgcaaatgcactgagtgaccgacaggtactgctccataaacattcccattatgtaaaagaacacactttagactgcgttttgaactgtctaaaaaagagtctccattcaacaggactatagtaaggtacacccagttctttgagaagcccttggatgtcatggcagtaaacaaactgtctgtcttctgaaaaaaAGGTCACaaaaaagctggtcacgctttctgaaatatgatactttaacagagtgatcaacaagatttctgccttgtacttttgatgccaaaagctctgctgctttctttgaaagacctaaa comes from Tachypleus tridentatus isolate NWPU-2018 chromosome 12, ASM421037v1, whole genome shotgun sequence and encodes:
- the LOC143235220 gene encoding uncharacterized protein LOC143235220 isoform X2: MQLAGKWTPRHGISPKMSPFLQNQDYLDFKEDVSVASVISYFPHFVLEDGPNGTFRPVLGVEFELLSTLARTLNFRKQTFQLNRSQLQKKENRQLILPFHIRSIQ
- the LOC143235220 gene encoding uncharacterized protein LOC143235220 isoform X1; translation: MECYCSIKTNAFSHLQIKYNIYGVPKENYHCTGMQLAGKWTPRHGISPKMSPFLQNQDYLDFKEDVSVASVISYFPHFVLEDGPNGTFRPVLGVEFELLSTLARTLNFRKQTFQLNRSQLQKKENRQLILPFHIRSIQ